TCAAGCGTGGGATGAGAAATATCATTGAATCAGCTATCAAAGATATCGAATAGCTAAATGGCGGTGTACAACTTGGTCCGGTACTGGCGGCTGATCTACCGCTTAAGTAGATTCGAATAAATACCAATTTCTGCCTATTTATAATATATAAAATAAAATTTGGTATACGCAAAAAGCGTTGGATATTTGTTATGTCTGGATTCAGGTGGCAGGACTATCGGTCGACGGTGAGTGCATCGGCCTCGGGCGGCGTCGACCGCACGCGAGTTTGTCCACGGTCGCGGCGTCCGAGAGAACAGAAGGTCTTGCAGCCCTATCATCGACCGAGAAGGACCGGCGGCCTCAGTCGAGTTGCTCGCCGACGAGCCGGTCCGCCTCGGCGACGAACGCCTCCCGCGTTCCGGTCGGAATCGTCGCGCCGGCGGCCACGTCGTGTCCGCCGCCGTCGCCGCCGACGGCGCGGGACGCTTCGCGCATCACCGCAGAGAGGTCCAATCCGTCGCGGACGAGCGCGTGCGAGCCCCGGGCGCTCACTTTCACCTCCTCGTCGGACTTCTCGGCGAACGCGAGAATGGGAATGTCGCCGCGGATCCCTGAGGCCCCGACGGCCATTCCCGCGACGATACCGACGATGGTCTCGCGGATCCGCGATCCGGCGTCGAACCACTGGACGTCGTCCTCGACGGTCGTCCCCTCGTTTTGGACCCACTGTAACCCCTCCGAGAGGTTGCGCCGGTGATTCCGGAGGAGCGTCCGCGCGCGGTCGAGGGCCTTCTCGCGGTCGCCCAGACAGACCGCGAGACCGACGTCCGCCCGCTCGTAGCGTGCGGTGGCGTTCAGGAGCGTCGAGAACTCCGAGACGTCTCTGAGTTCGGTTCCGGGAGCCTCGTCGGTCAGCGTGTACGTGGTTCCGACGAGCGAGTCGATCCGATCGGCCGGGACGCCCGACGCGATCGCCCGCTGCAGGAGGCCGCTGACGAGCGCCTGTCGTTCGTCCATCGTGAGGTCGACCCAGCGACGCCACTCGCCCCCGTCTTTCAAGTCCAGATCGAGGTTCGAGAGGAACTCGATCGCCCCGTTCTCGTCGTTCGTGATCCCCGGGATTCTGACGTCGGTCGCGTATTCGAGGAACTTCGGGAGCGGCCGGGTCTGCCGGCCGTAGACGAGCAGATCCGTGGCCTCCTCGACGACGCCGGCGGCGACGCCCTCCTCGACGATGCCCTGGTTCGCCCCCGAGAGGCCGCCGTCGGTGCCCTGCATATCGCCGACCGCCCCGACCACGGCGAGGCCCGCGAGGTCCCGGTTGTCGCCCTCGGGTGGTTCGAGCGCCCGCGCGAGGACGTAGCTCGCCCCCGCCCCGGAGAGTTCTGACGCGCCGTCGAGACCGAACAGCAGCGGGTTCAGGTGGTGGGTCGGTTCGTCGACGCCGTCCGGCAGGTCGGCGGGTTGGTGGTGATCGGCGACGACGGGCGTGAACGCGCCGTCGGCCGCGTAGGGCGCGATGACGTCCAACTGGCCGCTGCCGAAGTCGGTGAAGAGCACCGTCTCGTGATCGGTGGCGGCGATACGCGCGACCTCCCGCTCGTCGAGTTGCTTCGCGAAGACGGTCTCGAACGGGATCCCCGCGCGTTCGAGTGCCGCGGCCGCGATCGCCGCGCTCGTCAGGCCGTCGGCGTCGATGTGCGACGCGAGCAACACGCGGTCGGCCGCTCGCAGTCGGTCTGCGCAGGCGACGGCTCGGTCCTGCAGGTCGGGGACCGGCGCGTCGGCACTCGTCGTCGTGTCTGCGCTCATACCCGAGCGTGGGGCGTTCTCGGATTTAAACCTACGTTCGAGCGGGGGGAGAAACGCAACCGCAGGGCCCCGGTGACTTACTCGTGGTACGTCGGGGCGGCTTCCTCGACGACGGCCGTCGCGAGTTCCTCGAAGGTCGCGTTCGCGGGGACGACGTCGACCCGGATCCCGTATCCTTCGGCCGTCTCACGAGTCGGTGCGCCGATGACGCCGACGACGGCCCGGTTCAGGCCCGAGATGGCCTCCTCGCGGACGCCGCGCTCGGCGGCGGCGGCGAGAAAGTTCTCGACCGTGAGCGAGGAGGTGAAACAGACGGCGTCGAGTTCGCCGCCCGCGGCCATCACCGTCGACTGCCCGGCGCCCTCGGGACGGACGAGACGGTAGAGGACGGTCTCGTGGACGTCGGCACCGGCCTCACGGAGGCCGTCGAGGAGCACGTCGCTCCCGTGGTCGCTCCGAGCGACTTCGACGGACTCCCCGTCGACGTCGCCGTCGAGTGCGGCGACGAGGCCCGCGGAGGTGTACTCCTCGGGGACGACGTCGACCGTCCAGCCGGCGTCGCGGGCGGCGTCGGCGGTTCGCGGGCCGATGCAGGCGAGCGCCGCGTCGCCGGGCGTCCAGTCGGCCGCCGCGAGGAGTTCGACGCCGGTCTTGCTCGTCAGGACGACGACAGCGGGGTCGTCCGACGAGTCGGCACCGGTCTCGGGGACCGCGCCGGTGGGCTCGACCGCGAGCATCGGATCGGGGATCGGACTCGCGCCGAGGGAGTCCAGCAGTTCGACCGCGCGCGCCATCCGCTCGTCGTCCGGGCGGAAGACAGCCACGCGAACGTCTCGGGTCACGCTTCGGACACCTCGGCAGTCCCGGTCCGGTTCCGCAGGAACTCGACGACGCGCTCCCGCGTCGCCGCCACGTCCCCGATCACGGTGATCGCGGGCGGTTCGATCCCCTCGCTGTCCCGGACGTCGACGATGGTGTCGAGCGTCCCGCTCGCGACGCGCATCTCGGGCCACGTCGCCCGCTCGACCAGCGCAACGGGCGTGTCCGGATCCATCCCGGCCTCTCGCAGCGCCGCGGTGTAGTCGGGCAGTTTGCCGACGCCCATCAGAACGACGAGGGTTCCGCCGGTCGCCGCGAGCGCCTCCCAGTTCACGGCTGACTCCTCCTTCGTGGGGTCCTCGTGGCCGGTGACGAACGAAACTGAGGAAGTGTGGTCGCGGTGCGTGACCGGGATGCCGGCCGTGCCGGGGCCGGCGATGGCGGAGGTGATCCCCGGCACGACCTCGAAGGGGATGCCCTCGCTGGCGAGGTGCTCCATCTCCTCGCCGCCCCGGCCGAAGACGAACGGGTCGCCGCCCTTCAGTCGGACCACGTCCTTCCCCTCGCGGGCGAGTTCGACCAGTCGTCGGTTCGTGTACTCCTGCGGCGTCCACTCGCCGCCGGCGCGCTTGCCGACGTCTTCGCGCTTCCCGTCGGGGATGGAATCGAGGATCTCGGGCCCGGGGAGTTTGTCGTGTAAGACCACGTCGGCCTCGTCGAGGAGGCGACGCGCCTTCACGGTCAGCAGTTCCGGGTCTCCGGGGCCGCTGCCGACGAGATAGACGGTGCCGACCGGGGCAGTGGAGTCCGTGTCGCTCGCGGGTTCGGTGGTGTCGCCGTCAGCCATCGTCACTCCTCCGCGGCTTCGCGGGCCGCGGCTATCAGGTCGTCGGCCCCGCGGCCGGCGAGGTCGGCCGCGAACTCGGCGGCGGCGTTGGCGTGGTCGTCGACCGGGAGGTCGCGGCTCGCGGCCACCTCGTCCTCGCCGTCGCCGGAGAGCACGCGGGCGACCGTGTGCACGTACTCGCCCTGCAGTTTCGCGTGGACGCCGATCGGGGCGATGCACCCGCCGCCGAGCTCCGCCAGCACCGTTCGTTCGACGGTCGTCTCGACCCGGGTCCGCGGGTGATCGAGCGCCGAGCGGATCTCCTCGGTCGCGTCGCCGTCGGCGCGCGCGGTGACCGCGATGGCACCCTGTCCGGGCGCGGGGACGAACGTCGCGGGGTCGAGCCGCGCGTACTCGACGTGGTGCAAGAGGCCCGCGCGGCGGAGTCCCGCCTCCGCGAGGACGATGGCGTCGTACTCGACGTCGAGTTCGCGTTCGAGCGCGCGGCGTTCGATCTCGGCGAGGCCGTCGAACCACTCCTCGATCGACTGCTCGAAGTCCTCGGTCTCCCCGTCCGCCGCGGCTCCCTCGCTGTCTGCCGACTCCGAGGGGTTCTCGGCCCTCTCGTCGCGGTCGGCATCGACGCGGCGCTCGTGTTCGGCCTGCAGGTCGGGGGCCAGGAGCTTCTCGATCCGGGTGTCGACGTTGCCGCGGAGCGGTTCGACCGTCAGGTCCGGGCGCTCGGCGAGGAGCTGGGCCTTCCGGCGGAGCGACGAGGTGCCGACGACGGACCCCGACGGGAGGTCCGCCAGTTCGGTCCCGGTCGGGGTGAGAAGCAGGTCCGCCGCGGACGCGCGGTGGGGGACGCCGGCGACGACGAGGTCCGTCGGTCCCTCCGTAGGCATATCCTTCATCGAGTGGACCGCGGCGTCGACGTCGCCGTCGAGGACCTGCTCGTCGAGCGCGCGGACGAACGCGCCAGTCTTCCCGAGCCGGTGGATCAGTTCGTCCCTGATCTGATCGCCGCGCGTCTCGACCTCGACGAGTTCGACGTCGAACCGCCGGTCTTCGAGCGTCTCCCGAACGCTCGCCGCCTGCCGGAGCGCCAGATCCGAACTCCGGGTCGCCAATCGGAGTGTGCCGCGAGTAGTCATTGCCGTGACCTCGGCGGCCACGGGTGAAAAGGCCACCACTTCGGTCCCGGTGAGGTCCGACAAAGGCGACGGCCACGACCACCGAAACGCACTCACGCCCCCGCTCCATCGCTACCGACGTGTCCATCGCTGCCCGCGTCGCGGACGAGATCGGCGAGTTCCTCCACGTCGCCGTGCTCTGGTTCCTGCTCAACTCGGCGGCCGCGCCCGTGAACGTCGTCGTCTCCGCGCTCCCGTTTCCGCTGGAGCGGCGGCTCTGGCACGCCGCCGTCCTGTCGGCGGTCGGCGTCGGCGTCGTCCGGTACTACGACCCCTCCTGGGAACTGGTCCGGGGGTTCGTCGTCGGCGTCG
This portion of the Halobellus litoreus genome encodes:
- a CDS encoding uroporphyrinogen-III synthase, with product MTRDVRVAVFRPDDERMARAVELLDSLGASPIPDPMLAVEPTGAVPETGADSSDDPAVVVLTSKTGVELLAAADWTPGDAALACIGPRTADAARDAGWTVDVVPEEYTSAGLVAALDGDVDGESVEVARSDHGSDVLLDGLREAGADVHETVLYRLVRPEGAGQSTVMAAGGELDAVCFTSSLTVENFLAAAAERGVREEAISGLNRAVVGVIGAPTRETAEGYGIRVDVVPANATFEELATAVVEEAAPTYHE
- a CDS encoding single-stranded-DNA-specific exonuclease RecJ, with amino-acid sequence MSADTTTSADAPVPDLQDRAVACADRLRAADRVLLASHIDADGLTSAAIAAAALERAGIPFETVFAKQLDEREVARIAATDHETVLFTDFGSGQLDVIAPYAADGAFTPVVADHHQPADLPDGVDEPTHHLNPLLFGLDGASELSGAGASYVLARALEPPEGDNRDLAGLAVVGAVGDMQGTDGGLSGANQGIVEEGVAAGVVEEATDLLVYGRQTRPLPKFLEYATDVRIPGITNDENGAIEFLSNLDLDLKDGGEWRRWVDLTMDERQALVSGLLQRAIASGVPADRIDSLVGTTYTLTDEAPGTELRDVSEFSTLLNATARYERADVGLAVCLGDREKALDRARTLLRNHRRNLSEGLQWVQNEGTTVEDDVQWFDAGSRIRETIVGIVAGMAVGASGIRGDIPILAFAEKSDEEVKVSARGSHALVRDGLDLSAVMREASRAVGGDGGGHDVAAGATIPTGTREAFVAEADRLVGEQLD
- the cobA gene encoding uroporphyrinogen-III C-methyltransferase, which translates into the protein MADGDTTEPASDTDSTAPVGTVYLVGSGPGDPELLTVKARRLLDEADVVLHDKLPGPEILDSIPDGKREDVGKRAGGEWTPQEYTNRRLVELAREGKDVVRLKGGDPFVFGRGGEEMEHLASEGIPFEVVPGITSAIAGPGTAGIPVTHRDHTSSVSFVTGHEDPTKEESAVNWEALAATGGTLVVLMGVGKLPDYTAALREAGMDPDTPVALVERATWPEMRVASGTLDTIVDVRDSEGIEPPAITVIGDVAATRERVVEFLRNRTGTAEVSEA
- the hemC gene encoding hydroxymethylbilane synthase, with amino-acid sequence MTTRGTLRLATRSSDLALRQAASVRETLEDRRFDVELVEVETRGDQIRDELIHRLGKTGAFVRALDEQVLDGDVDAAVHSMKDMPTEGPTDLVVAGVPHRASAADLLLTPTGTELADLPSGSVVGTSSLRRKAQLLAERPDLTVEPLRGNVDTRIEKLLAPDLQAEHERRVDADRDERAENPSESADSEGAAADGETEDFEQSIEEWFDGLAEIERRALERELDVEYDAIVLAEAGLRRAGLLHHVEYARLDPATFVPAPGQGAIAVTARADGDATEEIRSALDHPRTRVETTVERTVLAELGGGCIAPIGVHAKLQGEYVHTVARVLSGDGEDEVAASRDLPVDDHANAAAEFAADLAGRGADDLIAAAREAAEE